From a region of the Stenotrophomonas sp. BIO128-Bstrain genome:
- a CDS encoding efflux RND transporter permease subunit, with amino-acid sequence MDFARYAITRPVNIWILVLICLLGGILAFFEIGRLEDPEFTIKQAIVNVQYPGATALEVEQQVTEPLESAIQQMSQIKEIRSRSMPGIAEIRVEMQDRYDGDALPQIWDELRNKIDDAQGDLPPGIEPPMVNDDFGDVYGIFYALTGDGLTLKELHETAKDLRRALLTADGVGKVEIAGVQEERILVEVDQAQLAALGVAPDEIAAALTDTDAAVDAGGVNAGDFFVRLRPSGAFDSLDELRALPVGQGPQRVELGAIAKLSREYAERPQQIIRHNGQQALTLGISGVSGANIVEVGHSVEAVLQANEHRMPLGADLHPLYEQHQIVDESVNSFALNVFLSVAIVVGVLCIAMGMRAGFIIGAVLFLTVLGTLLVMWLVGIELERISLGALIIAMGMLVDNAVVVCDGMLVRQRQGKSILEASQQTLQQTQWPLLGATIIGILAFAGIGLSQDTTGEFLFSLFFVIAVSLLLSWLLALLLVPLFGHYLLRNAGTDEDPDAAYNGPWYNRYRRLAGGVLHRPWLTIGVLLVLTVVSAVIFTRLPQSFFPPSSTPLFYVNLFLPQGTHIRDTARTATDVEEYLAEMEGVSGVSSFIGAGASRFMLTYMPEQPNSSLMHFLVRTEDADLIDDLVRQINQELPQRYPSADVTAAQFMFGPNAEAKLEARISGPDIDVLRRISAEGRKRLQDEGKVFNVRDDWRQPVLVLRPQLALDRLADAGLTRQAVARALAAGSEGQRVSLLRERDELIPVLLRAAPDDRIGSDNLLQRLIWSPAGNGYVPLAQVADGIEPTSEDSIIVRYDRERTISIRAEPRDGENTNEAHERIRPLIEGIELPVNYSLKWGGDYEQSSDAQQALASTLAVPYLAMVLVTVLLFAKVRQPLMIWLVVPMAICGVSFGLLLTGQAFGFMALLGLLSLTGMLIKNAVVLVDEIDRQIDDEVPRLTAIIEASASRLRPVMMAAGTTVLGMVPLLFDPFFANMAVTIMGGLGFATLLTLLAVPCLYLLFMKVRPEETA; translated from the coding sequence ATGGATTTTGCCCGTTACGCCATCACCCGACCGGTCAACATCTGGATTCTGGTACTGATATGCCTGCTCGGCGGCATCCTCGCCTTCTTCGAGATCGGCCGCCTGGAAGATCCGGAATTCACCATCAAGCAGGCTATCGTCAATGTGCAATACCCCGGCGCCACGGCGCTGGAGGTCGAGCAGCAGGTAACCGAGCCGCTGGAAAGCGCCATCCAGCAGATGTCGCAGATCAAGGAGATCCGCTCGCGCTCAATGCCGGGCATCGCCGAGATTCGCGTGGAAATGCAGGACCGATACGATGGCGATGCGCTGCCGCAGATCTGGGACGAGCTGCGCAACAAGATCGACGATGCCCAGGGCGACCTGCCGCCGGGGATCGAGCCGCCGATGGTGAATGACGATTTCGGTGACGTATACGGCATCTTCTACGCCCTGACCGGCGACGGGCTGACCCTCAAGGAGCTGCACGAAACGGCCAAGGACCTGCGCCGCGCCCTGCTCACTGCAGATGGCGTCGGCAAAGTGGAGATCGCCGGGGTACAGGAAGAACGCATTCTGGTGGAGGTCGATCAGGCGCAGCTGGCCGCACTGGGCGTCGCCCCGGACGAGATCGCCGCGGCCCTGACCGATACCGACGCCGCGGTGGATGCCGGTGGCGTCAATGCCGGCGACTTCTTTGTGCGCCTGCGCCCGAGCGGTGCCTTCGATTCTCTCGACGAGTTGCGTGCACTGCCGGTCGGCCAAGGGCCACAACGGGTCGAACTGGGCGCCATCGCCAAGCTATCGCGAGAATACGCCGAGCGGCCACAACAGATCATTCGCCACAACGGCCAGCAGGCGCTGACGCTCGGCATCAGCGGGGTATCCGGGGCGAATATCGTCGAGGTCGGGCATAGCGTCGAAGCTGTCCTGCAGGCCAACGAGCACCGTATGCCGCTGGGCGCCGACCTGCATCCGCTGTATGAACAGCACCAGATCGTCGACGAGTCGGTGAACAGTTTCGCGCTCAACGTGTTCCTCTCGGTGGCCATCGTGGTCGGCGTGCTGTGCATTGCCATGGGCATGCGCGCCGGCTTCATCATCGGTGCGGTGCTGTTCCTCACCGTGCTTGGCACACTGCTGGTGATGTGGCTGGTGGGCATCGAGCTGGAACGGATTTCCCTCGGCGCGCTGATCATCGCCATGGGCATGCTGGTGGATAACGCGGTGGTGGTCTGCGATGGCATGCTGGTGCGCCAGCGCCAGGGCAAGAGCATTCTCGAAGCCTCGCAGCAAACGCTGCAGCAAACGCAATGGCCGCTGCTTGGGGCGACCATCATCGGCATTCTCGCCTTCGCCGGGATCGGCCTGTCCCAGGACACCACCGGCGAATTCCTTTTCTCGCTGTTCTTTGTCATTGCCGTGTCGCTGCTGCTCAGCTGGTTGCTGGCCCTGCTGCTGGTACCGCTGTTCGGCCATTACCTGCTGCGCAATGCCGGCACCGACGAGGACCCCGATGCGGCCTACAACGGCCCCTGGTACAACCGTTATCGGCGCCTGGCCGGTGGCGTGCTGCATCGGCCCTGGCTGACCATCGGCGTGCTGCTGGTGCTGACGGTGGTCAGTGCCGTGATCTTCACCCGCCTGCCGCAGAGCTTCTTTCCGCCGTCAAGTACGCCGCTGTTCTACGTCAACCTGTTCCTGCCCCAGGGCACGCATATCCGCGATACCGCGCGCACCGCGACTGACGTCGAGGAGTACCTGGCGGAGATGGAGGGTGTCAGCGGCGTGTCCAGCTTCATCGGCGCCGGGGCCTCGCGCTTCATGCTCACTTACATGCCGGAGCAGCCGAATTCATCGCTGATGCACTTTCTCGTGCGCACCGAGGATGCGGATTTGATTGACGACCTGGTGCGGCAGATCAACCAGGAGTTGCCGCAGCGCTACCCATCGGCTGACGTCACGGCCGCTCAGTTCATGTTCGGTCCCAATGCCGAGGCCAAGCTGGAGGCGCGCATCAGCGGCCCGGATATCGACGTGCTACGGAGAATATCTGCCGAGGGTCGCAAGCGGTTGCAAGATGAGGGCAAGGTATTCAACGTGCGCGACGACTGGCGCCAGCCGGTGCTGGTGCTGCGCCCGCAGCTGGCACTGGATCGTCTTGCAGACGCCGGTCTGACCCGCCAGGCCGTGGCCCGCGCGCTCGCAGCCGGCAGCGAGGGCCAGCGGGTCAGTCTGCTGCGCGAGCGCGACGAACTGATCCCAGTGCTGCTGCGCGCCGCGCCCGACGACCGCATCGGCAGTGACAACCTGCTGCAGCGGCTGATCTGGAGCCCAGCGGGCAACGGCTACGTGCCGCTGGCGCAGGTCGCCGACGGCATCGAGCCGACCAGCGAGGACAGCATCATCGTGCGCTACGACCGCGAGCGCACCATCTCCATTCGCGCCGAGCCGCGGGATGGCGAGAACACCAACGAGGCGCACGAGCGCATTCGTCCGCTGATCGAGGGCATCGAACTGCCGGTCAACTACAGCCTGAAATGGGGCGGCGACTACGAACAGTCATCCGATGCCCAGCAGGCGTTGGCCAGTACGCTGGCAGTGCCCTATCTGGCGATGGTGCTGGTCACCGTGCTGCTGTTCGCCAAGGTGCGCCAGCCGTTGATGATCTGGCTGGTGGTACCCATGGCGATCTGCGGGGTGAGCTTCGGCCTGTTGCTCACCGGCCAGGCGTTCGGCTTCATGGCGCTGCTCGGCCTGCTCAGCCTGACCGGCATGCTGATCAAGAACGCCGTGGTGCTGGTGGACGAGATCGACCGGCAGATCGATGACGAAGTGCCACGCCTGACCGCCATCATCGAGGCCTCGGCGTCACGCCTGCGCCCGGTGATGATGGCTGCTGGCACCACGGTGCTGGGCATGGTGCCGCTGCTGTTCGACCCGTTCTTCGCCAACATGGCGGTTACCATCATGGGCGGCCTGGGCTTCGCCACGCTGCTGACCCTACTTGCGGTGCCATGTCTGTACCTGCTGTTCATGAAAGTGCGACCGGAGGAAACCGCATGA
- a CDS encoding transposase, which yields MAAAPSYARHVPERTLLYALVQAHYPDFIARLEAEDRPLPEYVREEFETYLRCGVLEHGFLRVVCEHCRAERLVAYSCKKRGLCPSCGARRMAESARHLVDEVFGPRPVRQWVLSFPYPLRFLFASKPEAISPVLGIVHRVIAGWLADQAGVPRDTAQCGVVTLIQRFGSALNLNIHFHMLWLDGVYDANVEPPRRKPRLRRAPTSAQLTQLANTIAHRVCRHLSRRGWLEGEDESVFLSDSAGSDDGMDGLRMSSMTYRIATGRDAGRKVVTLQTLPGDAGSLEGDAGKVGGFSLHAGVAAEAHESHKLEKLCRYITRPAISEQRLSIALQGRVRYQLKTPWRNGTTHVEWDPVDFIAKLAALVPPPRAHLTRFHGVFAPNAALRAQLTPSGRGRRHDAAVEPADASANDAPRSPEQKRRAMSWAQRLKRVFSIDITTCAHCGGAVRIVASIEEPTAIRAILAHFEKHGALEQAHYRPAARAPPPAA from the coding sequence CTGGCGGCCGCGCCGAGCTACGCACGCCATGTTCCCGAGCGCACGCTGCTGTACGCGCTAGTGCAGGCGCACTACCCGGACTTCATCGCGCGTCTTGAGGCCGAAGACCGCCCGCTGCCCGAGTATGTGCGCGAGGAGTTCGAGACCTACCTGCGCTGCGGCGTGCTCGAGCACGGCTTCCTGCGCGTGGTCTGCGAGCACTGTCGTGCCGAGAGGCTGGTGGCGTATTCCTGCAAGAAGCGCGGGCTGTGCCCGAGCTGCGGCGCACGGCGCATGGCCGAGTCGGCGCGGCATCTGGTGGACGAGGTGTTCGGCCCGCGGCCGGTGCGGCAATGGGTGCTGAGTTTCCCCTACCCGTTGCGCTTCCTGTTCGCCAGCAAGCCGGAGGCCATCAGCCCGGTGCTGGGCATCGTGCATCGTGTGATCGCCGGTTGGCTTGCCGATCAGGCCGGCGTGCCGCGGGATACGGCGCAATGCGGCGTGGTGACCCTGATCCAGCGCTTCGGCAGCGCGCTGAATCTCAACATCCACTTCCACATGCTGTGGCTCGACGGCGTGTACGACGCGAACGTCGAGCCCCCGCGGCGCAAGCCGCGCCTGCGCCGCGCCCCCACCTCTGCGCAACTGACGCAGCTCGCCAACACCATCGCGCATCGCGTGTGCCGGCACCTGTCGCGCCGCGGCTGGCTCGAAGGCGAAGACGAATCCGTGTTCCTGTCCGACAGCGCGGGTAGCGACGACGGCATGGATGGGCTGCGGATGAGTTCGATGACCTACCGCATCGCCACCGGTCGCGACGCTGGCCGCAAGGTCGTCACGCTGCAAACATTGCCCGGTGACGCAGGCTCGCTGGAGGGCGATGCCGGCAAGGTCGGCGGCTTCTCGCTGCATGCCGGCGTGGCCGCGGAAGCACACGAAAGCCACAAGCTCGAAAAGCTGTGCCGCTACATCACGCGCCCGGCGATCAGCGAGCAGCGGCTGTCGATAGCGCTCCAGGGCAGGGTGCGTTACCAGCTCAAGACCCCGTGGCGCAATGGCACCACGCATGTGGAATGGGATCCGGTGGATTTCATCGCCAAGCTGGCGGCGCTGGTCCCGCCACCGCGCGCCCACCTGACCCGCTTCCACGGGGTGTTTGCCCCGAACGCCGCCCTGCGCGCACAGTTGACGCCATCGGGGCGCGGCAGGCGGCATGACGCCGCTGTGGAGCCGGCGGACGCAAGCGCGAACGACGCGCCGCGCAGCCCCGAGCAGAAGCGCCGTGCGATGAGCTGGGCGCAACGGCTCAAGCGGGTCTTTTCCATCGACATCACCACCTGCGCCCACTGCGGCGGCGCGGTACGGATCGTCGCCAGCATCGAGGAACCCACCGCCATCCGCGCCATCCTCGCCCACTTCGAGAAGCACGGCGCGCTGGAGCAAGCGCACTACCGGCCCGCAGCGCGCGCCCCGCCGCCGGCCGCGTGA
- a CDS encoding efflux RND transporter periplasmic adaptor subunit: MTSTPAFPVSKAWLTIIVCALPLLGGCSSEAEPAPEPPRVALVEPLQPAEPKAEALRFSGVVRSVTTTQLSFEVAGRIERILIDEGTRVRRGQALAQLDRTDYRLQMREAEARLRQLEADLARKRTLLAEGILAPAAIEALEANTVAARVARDSAQRNIDHSTLTAPFDGVVARRLAEPDMVVAVGTPVFEMQDNRHIEVSVDLPESAALSIPLGPELKAEAELVIADLRLPLRYKEHSTQPREGARTYRLVLQGEPPEDFNLLPGMAMRVSLERPARPQTDDDGFRLPLSALQTDSDGKHFVWQADDGRARRHPVQLQQVDGDQALIRGDALQAQMPIVVAGGSKLHEDQPIEARERN; this comes from the coding sequence ATGACGTCAACGCCAGCTTTCCCAGTGTCCAAGGCCTGGTTGACGATCATCGTCTGTGCGCTGCCGCTGCTCGGCGGTTGTTCCTCGGAGGCCGAGCCGGCGCCCGAGCCACCACGCGTGGCCTTGGTCGAGCCCTTGCAGCCGGCCGAGCCGAAGGCCGAGGCGCTGCGCTTTTCCGGCGTAGTGCGCAGTGTGACCACCACCCAGTTGTCCTTCGAGGTGGCTGGCCGCATCGAGCGCATCCTGATCGACGAAGGCACTCGTGTTCGTCGCGGGCAAGCCCTCGCACAGCTGGACCGCACCGACTATCGCCTGCAGATGCGTGAGGCCGAAGCGCGCCTGCGCCAGCTCGAAGCAGACCTGGCGCGCAAGCGCACCCTGCTCGCCGAAGGCATCCTCGCCCCCGCCGCCATCGAGGCGCTGGAGGCCAACACGGTGGCCGCCCGCGTGGCCCGCGACAGCGCCCAGCGCAATATCGATCACAGCACCCTGACGGCGCCATTCGATGGCGTCGTGGCTCGACGGCTCGCCGAACCGGACATGGTGGTCGCGGTCGGCACGCCGGTATTCGAGATGCAGGACAACCGCCATATCGAGGTCAGCGTCGATCTGCCGGAAAGCGCAGCACTGAGCATTCCGCTCGGGCCCGAGCTCAAGGCCGAGGCCGAGCTGGTGATCGCCGACCTGCGCCTGCCGCTGCGCTACAAGGAACACAGCACCCAGCCGCGTGAAGGCGCGCGCACCTACCGGCTGGTGCTGCAGGGCGAACCGCCGGAGGATTTCAACCTGCTGCCCGGTATGGCCATGCGCGTCAGTCTGGAGCGCCCCGCCCGGCCACAGACCGACGATGACGGCTTCCGTCTGCCGCTGTCGGCATTGCAGACCGACAGCGACGGCAAACACTTCGTCTGGCAGGCCGACGATGGCCGCGCCCGGCGCCATCCGGTTCAGCTGCAGCAAGTCGATGGCGATCAGGCGCTGATTCGCGGCGACGCACTGCAGGCGCAGATGCCAATCGTGGTAGCAGGTGGCAGCAAGTTGCACGAAGACCAGCCGATCGAAGCGCGGGAGCGGAACTGA